The following coding sequences are from one Triticum aestivum cultivar Chinese Spring chromosome 5A, IWGSC CS RefSeq v2.1, whole genome shotgun sequence window:
- the LOC123101555 gene encoding uncharacterized protein encodes MQGGCIADIGSCGTGFDSASGSVRTKKFRTKGSELADRKGEKNKAMPRAPSICCSSIDEALSFSSRARCNKRLVLFPSREPRERPAPRRAKLIFKTGSSGALKRAGPLKGRLLCERSSESTRVLRTKGVYNWGAAQLFCWRDRMEFFTKFETKACNNHDRSKTHLTR; translated from the coding sequence ATGCAAGGAGGATGTATAGCTGATATAGGATCTTGTGGAACTGGATTTGATTCTGCAAGCGGTTCGGTACGAACGAAGAAATTTCGAACAAAAGGATCGGAACTCGCTGATAGGAAAGGAGAGAAAAACAAAGCAATGCCAAGAGCTCCGTCAATCTGCTGTTCATCGATAGACGAAGCTCTCTCTTTTTCATCTCGTGCCAGATGTAACAAAAGATTAGTCCTTTTTCCTTCTCGCGAACCACGGGAGCGCCCAGCGCCCAGAAGAGCAAAGCTCATTTTCAAAACAGGGTCAAGCGGCGCATTAAAAAGGGCTGGCCCGTTAAAAGGACGCTTACTTTGCGAACGAAGTTCAGAATCAACAAGGGTTCTCCGAACGAAGGGAGTGTACAACTGGGGCGCAGCCCAACTTTTTTGTTGGAGAGATAGAATGGAGTTCTTCACGAAGTTCGAGACAAAGG
- the LOC123104775 gene encoding putative cytochrome c biosynthesis ccmC-like mitochondrial protein yields MSVSLLQPYFFMSKTKSYAQILIGSRLFLTAMAIHLSLRVAPPDLQQGGNSRISYVHVPAARMSIVIYIATAINSSLFPLTKHPLFLRSSGTGTEIGAFSTLFTLVTGGFRGRPMWGTFRVWDARLTSVFILFLIYLGALRFQKLPVEPAPISIRAGPIDIPIIKSPVNWWNTSHQPGSISRSGTSIHVPMPIPILSNFANFPFSTRILFVLETRLPIPSFPESPLTEEIEAREGIPLKT; encoded by the coding sequence ATGTCAGTTTCGTTATTACAAccttatttttttatgtcaaagaCAAAAAGCTACGCGCAAATTCTCATTGGATCTCGGTTGTTCTTAACAGCGATGGCTATTCATTTAAGTCTTCGGGTAGCACCACCAGATCTTCAACAAGGTGGAAATTCTCGTATTTCGTATGTACATGTTCCTGCGGCTCGGATGAGTATAGTTATTTATATCGCGACAGCTATAAACAGTTCCTTGTTCCCATTAACAAAACATCCCCTTTTTCTTCGCTCTTCCGGAACCGGTACAGAAATTGGTGCTTTTTCTACTTTGTTTACGTTAGTGACTGGGGGGTTTCGGGGAAGGCCTATGTGGGGTACCTTTCGGGTGTGGGATGCTCGTTTAACTTCTGTATTCATCTTGTTCCTTATTTACCTGGGTGCACTGCGTTTTCAAAAGCTTCCTGTCGAACCGGCTCCTATTTCAATCCGTGCTGGACCGATCGATATACCAATAATAAAGTCTCCAGTCAACTGGTGGAATACATCGCATCAACCTGGGAGCATTAGCCGATCTGGTACATCAATACATGTTCCTATGCCCATTCCAATCTTGTCTAACTTTGCTAACTTCCCCTTCTCTACCCGTATCTTGTTCGTTCTGGAAACACGTCTTCCTATTCCATCTTTTCCCGAATCTCCCTTAACGGAAGAAATAGAAGCTCGAGAAGGAATACCACTAAAAACCTAG